The Salvelinus namaycush isolate Seneca chromosome 28, SaNama_1.0, whole genome shotgun sequence genome contains a region encoding:
- the LOC120023440 gene encoding thioredoxin-related transmembrane protein 1-like: MAPLLDHKIGDAMLSSLPWRSKSNLLTCSLLLLIYLTSHPALAKPSSLKEITDGNWEDILAGEWMIEFFAPWCPACQQLQPVWNEFADWGEDMGVNIAKVDVTEQPGLSGRFIITSLPTVYHCKDGLFRRYQGARTKDDLLSFIDEKKWQGIEPVSSWFGPSSFMMNTMSALFKLSMFIRHCHNYLIEHLGIPVWGSYVIFGLATLFSGLVLGLILVFIADFVFPSRRFNSPNYYQKKQTMEQARLIQQLEEEQEADGEEDDEDDEDGVQEDVWRRRRASPEGRPEEVLRKRVVGNREDQDEDS, translated from the exons ATGGCGCCTTTGCTGGATCACAAAATTGGCGACGCTATGTTATCTTCTTTACCTTGGCGATCAAAATCGAATCTCTTGACATGTTCACTCCTTTTGCTTATTTACCTGACGTCGCATCCAGCCTTGGCCAAACCGAGCAGTCTCAAAGAGATCACTGACGGAAACTGGGAAGACATCTTGGCAGGGGAATGGATGATTGAATT TTTTGCTCCGTGGTGTCCGGCGTGCCAACAGCTCCAGCCCGTGTGGAATGAGTTTGCCGACTGGGGTGAGGACATGGGCGTCAACATAGCGAAGGTGGACGTTACTGAACAGCCTG GTTTGAGCGGGCGATTCATCATCACTTCACTTCCGACCGTCTACCA ctgtaAGGATGGTTTGTTCAGGAGGTACCAGGGGGCTCGCACCAAAGATGACTTGCTAAGCTTTATTGATGAGAAGAAGTGGCAGGGCATTGAGCCTGTGTCTTCCTGGTTTGGACCATCTTCCTTCAT GATGAACACAATGTCCGCTCTCTTCAAGCTGTCAATGTTCATTAGG CATTGCCATAACTACCTGATAGAGCATTTGGGGATTCCAGTGTGGGGCTCATATGTCATCTTTGGACTGGCCACTCTCTTCTCTGGCCTCGTCTTGGGACTG ATACTGGTGTTCATTGCAGATTTTGTCTTCCCATCACGACGATTTAACTCCCCAAACTACTACCAGA AGAAACAGACGATGGAACAAGCCAGGCTGATTCAGCAgctggaggaggagcaggaggcagACGGAGAAGAGGATGATGAGGACGATGAAGATGGAGTACAGGAAGAtgtctggaggaggaggagagcatcTCCCGAGGGGCGTCCAGAGGAGGTGCTGCGAAAGAGGGTGGTGGGCAACCGTGAGGACCAGGATGAGGACTCCTAG